Proteins encoded within one genomic window of Eleutherodactylus coqui strain aEleCoq1 chromosome 1, aEleCoq1.hap1, whole genome shotgun sequence:
- the RPS12 gene encoding small ribosomal subunit protein eS12, protein MAEEGISAGGVMDINTALQEVLKTALIHDGLARGIREAAKALDKRQAHLCVLASNCDEPMYVKLVEALCAEHQINLIKVDDSKKLGEWVGLCKIDREGKPRKVVGCSCVVVKDYGKESQAKDVIEEYFKCKK, encoded by the exons ATGGCCGAGGAAGG catttctgctggaGGTGTAATGGATATAAACACCGCTCTTCAAGAAGTGCTCAAGAccgcacttatccatgatggcctGGCCCGTGGTATTCGGGAAGCTGCCAAGGCTCTTGACAA ACGCCAAGCCCATCTGTGCGTCCTGGCATCCAACTGTGACGAGCCAATGTATGTGAAACTGGTGGAGGCTCTGTGTGCTGAGCATCAGATCAACCTCATCAAG GTTGATGACAGCAAGAAGCTTGGCGAATGGGTGGGTCTCTGTAAAATCGACAGAGAAGGCAAGCCCCGCAAGGTGGTTGGCTGCAGCTGTGTGGTTGTCAAG GACTATGGCAAGGAATCCCAGGCCAAGGATGTTATTGAAGAATACTTCAAGTGCAAGAAATGA